Proteins encoded in a region of the Streptomyces sp. NBC_00258 genome:
- a CDS encoding MFS transporter, with protein sequence MATNPSLKATGREWASLAVLTLPVLLISMDMTVLYFALPFLSADLEPSSTQLLWIMDIYSFLLAGLLITMGTLGDRIGRRKLLMLGAAAFGAASAAAAMANSAEMLILARALLGIGGATLMPSTLSLIRNMFRDDHQRRTAISVWTAALAGGAALGPLLGGALLENFWWGSAFLVNVPVMVLLLILGPVMLPEFRDPNPGKFDLMSTGLSLAAVLPVIYGMKKIAEDGVAVIPLATIGVGLLVGIVFVLRQRKLTHPLLDVSLFRNRAFSTSVGTNVLAMFAMVGFGLFTSQYLQLVYGLRPWTAGLWTLPAAGATMVSATLAAVLVQSIRPAYVISAGLLLAAAGFGVMAQVQADSELALVITGATMMAAGVGVVLTLAADLIIAAAPPERAGSASGLSETCAEFGGALGIAILGSIGAAVYRQSMDTDMPSGIPGAASEVAHETLGGAVQVAGQLPEDLAELLLTSSREAFTEGMQLASYTAAAVMFVAAVLAGLMLRHLRISPSAGDPHAAAPNSKDNDAQLYTR encoded by the coding sequence ATGGCTACCAATCCGTCACTGAAGGCGACCGGACGGGAGTGGGCCAGCCTTGCCGTGCTGACCCTTCCGGTACTTCTCATCTCCATGGACATGACCGTCCTCTACTTCGCTCTGCCCTTCCTGAGCGCCGACTTGGAACCGAGCAGTACCCAACTGCTCTGGATCATGGACATCTACTCGTTCCTGCTGGCCGGCCTGCTCATCACGATGGGCACGCTCGGTGACCGCATCGGTCGCCGGAAGCTGCTCATGCTGGGTGCCGCCGCGTTCGGCGCCGCCTCGGCCGCCGCGGCGATGGCCAACAGCGCCGAAATGCTGATCCTGGCACGGGCGTTACTGGGCATCGGAGGCGCAACCCTGATGCCCTCGACCCTCTCCCTGATCCGCAACATGTTCCGCGACGACCACCAGCGCCGTACCGCCATCTCCGTGTGGACCGCCGCCCTGGCCGGCGGCGCGGCCCTCGGCCCCCTGCTCGGCGGCGCGCTGCTCGAAAACTTCTGGTGGGGCTCCGCGTTCCTGGTCAACGTGCCCGTCATGGTCCTGCTGCTCATCCTCGGTCCGGTGATGCTGCCGGAGTTCCGCGACCCCAACCCCGGTAAGTTCGACCTGATGAGCACCGGACTCAGCCTCGCCGCCGTACTGCCCGTCATCTACGGCATGAAGAAGATCGCCGAGGACGGTGTGGCGGTCATCCCGCTGGCGACGATCGGCGTCGGCCTGCTGGTGGGCATCGTGTTCGTACTGCGCCAACGCAAGCTGACCCACCCCCTGCTCGACGTGTCGCTGTTCCGCAACCGCGCCTTCAGCACCTCGGTGGGCACCAACGTCCTGGCGATGTTCGCCATGGTCGGCTTCGGCCTGTTCACCTCCCAGTACCTGCAGTTGGTATACGGCCTACGACCGTGGACCGCCGGTCTGTGGACCCTGCCGGCGGCCGGCGCGACGATGGTCAGCGCGACCCTCGCGGCCGTTCTCGTGCAGAGCATCCGACCGGCGTACGTCATCTCCGCGGGCCTGCTGCTCGCAGCGGCCGGGTTCGGGGTCATGGCCCAGGTCCAGGCCGATTCCGAACTCGCTCTGGTCATCACGGGCGCCACAATGATGGCGGCCGGTGTGGGTGTCGTACTGACCCTTGCCGCCGACCTGATCATCGCCGCCGCGCCACCGGAACGGGCCGGCTCGGCCTCCGGACTGTCCGAGACCTGTGCCGAGTTCGGCGGCGCTCTCGGTATCGCGATCCTCGGCAGTATCGGTGCCGCCGTGTACCGCCAGTCCATGGACACCGACATGCCCTCAGGGATCCCCGGGGCCGCGAGTGAGGTCGCGCACGAGACGCTGGGCGGTGCCGTACAGGTCGCCGGACAGTTGCCGGAAGATCTCGCCGAGCTCCTGCTGACGTCGAGCCGGGAGGCGTTCACCGAAGGCATGCAGCTCGCCTCCTACACAGCGGCCGCCGTGATGTTCGTCGCTGCGGTGCTGGCCGGTCTGATGCTGCGCCACCTGCGGATCAGCCCCTCGGCCGGGGACCCGCACGCAGCCGCCCCGAACTCGAAGGACAACGACGCCCAGCTCTACACCCGCTGA
- a CDS encoding GAF domain-containing protein, whose translation MSPAAQPSGEAELTDPWVALEPGADPVDRVRVLRRAHETFTEAGTVPRPVRSVVADSWRRSARAGVGPDGSACVELTDGDLGSYRAEHPLARVMPLFRELMGTFAADGEHLLAVCDAQGRLLWVEGHPGTRQKADGMNFVPGARWAESAVGTNAPGTAVALDRPVQVFAAEHFIRSVQPWTCAAAPVHDPRTGRLLGAVDITGGDGLAHPHSLGFVQAVARAAESQLALLTPAPATADVLELTALGRDEALLVAGGSKVRLSRRHSEILVLLSRHPEGLTGDELLCALYEDESVTPVTLRAELARLRRLLGAGALGSRPYRLTVPVESDVEVVERKLGVGAVMAAVAAYTGPLLPGSQAPAVVRLRRRLADGLRAALVSGRDPDLLADWAHAPWGEDDLDAWRALAAIRPTPPVRARLEELEAEQSASASRDRAPR comes from the coding sequence ATGTCCCCAGCCGCACAGCCTTCCGGGGAGGCCGAGTTGACCGATCCATGGGTGGCCCTGGAACCGGGTGCCGATCCCGTCGATCGGGTGCGCGTACTGCGACGCGCCCACGAGACGTTCACGGAGGCCGGCACGGTCCCGCGGCCGGTGCGGTCCGTGGTGGCCGACTCGTGGCGGCGTTCGGCACGGGCCGGGGTGGGGCCGGACGGCTCCGCGTGTGTGGAGCTCACCGACGGTGACCTCGGGTCGTATCGGGCGGAGCACCCACTGGCGCGGGTGATGCCACTGTTCCGTGAACTCATGGGGACGTTCGCTGCGGACGGCGAACACCTCCTCGCGGTGTGCGACGCGCAGGGCAGGCTGCTGTGGGTCGAGGGCCATCCCGGGACACGGCAGAAGGCGGACGGGATGAACTTCGTGCCGGGTGCGCGGTGGGCGGAGTCTGCGGTGGGCACGAACGCTCCGGGTACAGCGGTCGCGCTGGACCGGCCGGTGCAGGTGTTCGCGGCCGAGCACTTCATCCGGAGCGTCCAGCCGTGGACGTGCGCGGCGGCTCCGGTGCACGATCCGCGTACCGGGCGGCTGCTCGGAGCCGTGGACATCACCGGCGGGGACGGGCTGGCGCATCCGCACAGTCTGGGTTTCGTGCAAGCCGTGGCCCGCGCCGCGGAGTCCCAACTGGCGCTGCTCACTCCGGCCCCGGCCACGGCCGACGTGCTCGAACTGACCGCTCTGGGCCGGGACGAGGCACTGCTCGTCGCGGGTGGCAGCAAGGTGCGTCTGAGCCGCAGGCACAGCGAGATCCTGGTGCTGCTGTCCCGGCACCCCGAGGGACTGACCGGCGACGAGTTGCTGTGTGCGCTGTACGAGGACGAGTCGGTGACGCCGGTGACGTTGCGCGCGGAGCTGGCACGCCTGCGCCGTCTCCTCGGGGCGGGGGCGCTGGGTTCGCGGCCGTATCGGCTCACGGTTCCGGTCGAGTCCGATGTCGAGGTGGTGGAGCGCAAGCTCGGCGTCGGCGCGGTCATGGCGGCGGTGGCGGCGTACACCGGGCCCTTGCTGCCCGGTTCGCAGGCTCCGGCGGTGGTGCGACTGCGGCGCCGGCTCGCCGACGGGCTGCGTGCGGCGCTCGTCTCCGGCCGCGACCCCGATCTGCTGGCGGACTGGGCGCACGCGCCGTGGGGCGAGGACGACCTCGACGCATGGCGGGCGCTCGCCGCGATACGGCCGACGCCTCCGGTACGGGCACGCCTGGAGGAGCTGGAGGCCGAGCAGTCCGCGTCCGCGAGCCGTGACCGGGCTCCGCGCTGA
- a CDS encoding PqqD family peptide modification chaperone — translation MGTISITMSGQVRPLREERLRVLVEPETVALVREDGTLQLESPRTGSTYLCGPMGTAIWIALQQHAGHVEPAVEVLAVRWNRNPRWLRADFDTFIGELRDADLVSVVE, via the coding sequence GTGGGGACGATCTCCATCACGATGAGCGGGCAGGTGCGCCCGCTGAGGGAGGAACGTCTGCGAGTGTTAGTCGAACCGGAAACCGTGGCGCTGGTGCGCGAGGACGGGACCCTGCAACTGGAGTCCCCACGCACGGGCAGTACCTACCTCTGCGGGCCGATGGGCACCGCCATATGGATCGCCCTGCAGCAGCATGCGGGGCACGTCGAGCCGGCGGTCGAGGTACTTGCCGTGCGATGGAACCGCAACCCCCGATGGCTCAGAGCCGATTTCGACACCTTCATCGGCGAGTTGAGAGACGCCGATCTCGTCAGCGTCGTGGAGTGA
- the xylB gene encoding xylulokinase: MSAAEGPLVVGVDTSTQSTKALVVDAATGEVVASGQAPHTVSSGAGRESDPRQWWDALCEALHQCGDAAREAAAVSVGGQQHGLVTLDTQGDPVRPALLWNDVRSAPQARRLVEELGGPKAWAERTGSVPGPSFTVTKWAWLAEHEPDSVRATAAVRLPHDYLTERLTGLGTTDRGDASGTGWWASGTEAYDDEVLRHVGLDPAMLPRVVRPGEVAGTVRASGDLPFSKGTLVAPGTGDNAAAALGLGLRPGTAVLSLGTSGTVYAVSTRRPADPTGTVAGFADARGDWLPLACTLNCTLAVDRVAALLGIDREAVEPGTSVTLLPYLDGERTPDLPHASGLLHGLRHDTTRGQLLQAAYDGAVHSLLGALDLVLDEDADRSAPLLLIGGGARGTAWQETVRRLSGRPVQVPEAKELVALGAAAQAAGLLTGEDPAAVARRWDTARGPVLDAVERDEAALARIAGVLSDAAPLLEREADQR, from the coding sequence ATGTCAGCAGCCGAGGGTCCGCTCGTCGTCGGCGTGGACACGTCCACCCAGTCCACCAAGGCCCTGGTCGTGGACGCGGCCACCGGCGAGGTCGTGGCGAGCGGCCAGGCGCCGCACACCGTCTCCTCCGGAGCGGGTCGCGAGAGCGATCCACGGCAGTGGTGGGACGCGCTGTGCGAGGCACTGCACCAGTGCGGGGACGCGGCACGCGAGGCCGCCGCGGTGTCCGTGGGAGGCCAGCAGCACGGTCTCGTCACGCTCGACACCCAGGGCGACCCGGTGCGTCCGGCCCTGCTGTGGAACGACGTGCGCTCGGCGCCGCAGGCGCGCCGGCTCGTGGAGGAGCTGGGCGGCCCGAAGGCCTGGGCCGAGCGCACCGGCAGTGTGCCGGGCCCGTCCTTCACGGTCACCAAGTGGGCGTGGCTCGCCGAGCACGAGCCCGACTCCGTACGCGCCACCGCCGCCGTGCGACTCCCCCACGACTACCTCACCGAGCGCCTCACGGGGCTGGGCACCACCGACCGCGGCGACGCCTCCGGTACGGGCTGGTGGGCGTCAGGCACTGAGGCGTACGACGATGAGGTCCTCCGCCATGTGGGGCTCGACCCCGCCATGCTGCCCCGCGTGGTCCGGCCCGGGGAGGTCGCCGGAACCGTGCGCGCCAGCGGTGACCTGCCGTTCTCCAAGGGCACGCTGGTCGCGCCCGGCACCGGTGACAACGCCGCCGCGGCACTCGGGCTCGGACTGCGACCGGGTACTGCGGTGCTCAGCCTCGGCACGTCCGGCACCGTGTACGCGGTCTCCACACGCCGCCCCGCAGACCCGACCGGCACCGTGGCGGGTTTCGCCGACGCGCGCGGCGACTGGCTGCCGCTGGCCTGCACCCTCAACTGCACGCTCGCCGTGGACCGCGTCGCCGCTCTGCTGGGCATCGACCGCGAGGCCGTCGAGCCTGGCACGAGCGTGACGCTGCTCCCCTACCTGGACGGCGAGCGCACTCCTGACCTGCCGCACGCCTCGGGCCTGCTGCACGGGCTGCGGCACGACACGACACGCGGACAGCTGCTCCAGGCCGCGTACGACGGGGCGGTCCACTCGCTGCTCGGCGCGCTCGACCTGGTGCTCGACGAGGACGCGGACCGTTCGGCGCCGCTGCTGCTCATCGGCGGAGGCGCGCGTGGCACGGCATGGCAGGAGACCGTACGACGGCTGTCGGGGCGGCCCGTCCAGGTGCCCGAGGCCAAGGAGCTGGTGGCGCTCGGTGCCGCCGCACAGGCAGCGGGCCTGCTGACCGGCGAGGATCCGGCGGCGGTCGCCCGGCGCTGGGACACGGCTCGCGGGCCGGTGCTGGACGCCGTGGAGCGCGACGAGGCGGCGCTGGCACGGATCGCCGGGGTACTCTCCGACGCGGCCCCACTGCTGGAGCGGGAGGCTGATCAGCGCTGA
- a CDS encoding thioesterase II family protein — MATNSERWIRRYHPAPDASTRLVCFPHAGGSATFYHPVSRALSPEIDVVAVQYPGRQERRTEPLVDSVEKLADLIVPELEPWLDRPLTFFGHSMGASLAYEVALRLEARGTTLLGLFASGRRAPSRWRDERVHQSDDEGLLTELRSLSGTDPAVLGDEEVLRMILPAVRSDYRAAETYRPQTGPRVGCPVVVLTGNDDPKVNEDEARSWAEHTTEDTTFRFFDGGHFYLNSHASQVLREIRQFVAERGAMAAK, encoded by the coding sequence ATGGCGACGAACTCCGAGAGGTGGATCAGGCGTTACCACCCCGCGCCGGACGCCTCGACGCGCCTGGTCTGCTTCCCGCACGCCGGTGGCTCCGCGACCTTCTACCACCCCGTCTCACGCGCCCTGTCGCCCGAGATCGACGTGGTGGCGGTGCAGTATCCGGGCCGTCAGGAACGCCGTACGGAGCCCTTGGTGGACAGTGTCGAGAAGCTGGCCGACCTCATCGTCCCGGAGCTCGAACCCTGGCTCGACCGACCGTTGACCTTCTTCGGGCACAGCATGGGCGCGTCGCTGGCCTACGAGGTGGCCCTGCGGCTGGAGGCCAGGGGCACGACGCTGCTCGGTCTCTTCGCCTCCGGGCGCCGGGCGCCGTCACGGTGGCGGGACGAGCGTGTGCACCAGTCCGACGACGAGGGGCTGCTCACGGAACTGCGCAGCCTCAGCGGCACGGACCCGGCGGTCCTCGGGGACGAGGAGGTGCTGCGGATGATCCTCCCCGCGGTGCGCAGCGACTACCGCGCCGCCGAGACCTACCGCCCGCAGACGGGCCCACGGGTGGGCTGCCCCGTGGTCGTCCTGACCGGGAACGACGACCCGAAGGTCAACGAGGACGAGGCCCGCTCATGGGCCGAACACACGACTGAGGACACCACCTTCCGCTTCTTCGACGGCGGCCACTTCTACCTCAACTCGCATGCCTCGCAGGTACTTCGGGAGATCCGGCAGTTCGTCGCGGAGCGCGGCGCCATGGCCGCGAAGTGA
- a CDS encoding ROK family transcriptional regulator, whose protein sequence is MTAPLHEAHPSSPGRRLPDTQQGMRRRNLSRVLHTVNAEGPLSRAAVASRIGLTRAAVSTLVDELIRSGLLDELGPERPGRVGRPGSALALSGRGPAGIGAEVGVDHLAVCAVDLRGEVRARAVRHGTNRGRSPEPVLRELTRLIRQVVTEAAKEGLRPAGLAVAVPGLVARDARTVVRAPNLDWHDTDLGALLPDDVPLTVDNEANFGGLAELWLNETAPRDFVHVSAEIGIGGAVVVDGRLLRGKHGFAGELGHVPVRPEGPACACGGRGCLEQYAGEEAVLRAAGLEPGEDRVGLLAERAAQGDKNVRRALRDAGTALGIALTGAVNLLDPEAVVLGGALSGLAPWLLPSLERELARRTAGPACAVSVSRLGPEGPLLGAAHSVVRAVMDDPAAVGGGGAALSGSGA, encoded by the coding sequence ATGACCGCACCGCTGCACGAGGCCCATCCCAGCAGTCCCGGCCGTCGGCTGCCCGATACGCAACAGGGCATGCGGCGCCGCAACCTCTCGCGGGTGCTGCACACCGTGAACGCCGAGGGGCCGCTGTCCCGTGCCGCCGTCGCCTCACGCATCGGGCTCACTCGCGCTGCCGTCTCCACGCTCGTGGACGAGCTGATCCGCTCAGGGCTCCTCGATGAGCTGGGTCCCGAGCGGCCCGGGCGGGTGGGGCGACCCGGCTCCGCGCTCGCACTCAGCGGGCGCGGTCCGGCGGGTATCGGTGCGGAGGTGGGCGTCGACCATCTCGCCGTGTGCGCTGTCGATCTGCGCGGTGAGGTCCGGGCCCGGGCGGTACGGCACGGCACCAACCGCGGCAGGTCGCCCGAACCGGTGCTGCGGGAACTGACCCGGCTGATACGGCAGGTCGTCACCGAGGCGGCCAAGGAAGGCCTGCGGCCCGCTGGACTCGCCGTCGCCGTGCCCGGCCTGGTGGCACGCGACGCCCGGACCGTGGTGCGCGCCCCCAACCTCGACTGGCACGACACGGACCTCGGCGCTCTGCTCCCGGACGACGTCCCGCTGACCGTGGACAACGAGGCGAACTTCGGCGGACTGGCCGAACTCTGGCTCAACGAGACCGCGCCGCGCGACTTCGTGCACGTCTCCGCCGAGATCGGCATCGGCGGGGCGGTCGTCGTGGACGGGCGGCTGCTGCGCGGGAAACATGGCTTCGCGGGCGAGTTGGGGCATGTCCCGGTACGTCCCGAGGGGCCCGCGTGTGCGTGCGGCGGGCGCGGCTGTCTGGAGCAGTACGCCGGCGAGGAGGCCGTCCTGCGCGCCGCCGGCCTGGAACCGGGCGAGGACCGTGTCGGTCTGCTGGCCGAGCGTGCGGCGCAGGGCGACAAGAACGTGCGCAGAGCCTTGCGCGACGCCGGGACCGCGCTGGGCATCGCGCTGACCGGCGCCGTCAATCTGCTCGACCCCGAAGCCGTCGTGCTGGGCGGGGCGCTGTCCGGGCTCGCGCCCTGGCTGCTGCCGTCGCTGGAGCGGGAGTTGGCCCGCAGGACTGCCGGTCCCGCCTGCGCGGTGTCCGTCTCCCGGCTCGGCCCCGAGGGCCCGCTGTTGGGTGCCGCGCACTCCGTCGTGCGCGCCGTGATGGACGATCCGGCGGCGGTGGGTGGCGGCGGAGCGGCGCTGAGTGGCAGCGGGGCGTAG
- a CDS encoding N-acetylmuramoyl-L-alanine amidase yields the protein MDRAKFLPTALPSRRRLLQSAALATLSTALLPTTRAGAKPQGIDYPPSEWSPASASNYTVANRPTTHPVDFVIIHVTQATYTNTLAIFQNPKKKVSAHYVVRSSDGHVAQMVRERDVAWHAGNWDYNTRSIGIEHEGWVDKPAYFTNAMYEESAKLTAAICTKYRIPKDRSHILAHYEVPGSDHTDPGPHWDWTRYMRLVNFA from the coding sequence ATGGACCGAGCCAAATTCCTGCCCACGGCCCTTCCCAGTCGGCGGCGCCTGCTGCAGAGTGCGGCCCTCGCCACGCTCTCCACGGCGTTACTGCCCACCACCCGGGCAGGTGCGAAGCCCCAGGGGATCGACTACCCGCCCTCCGAGTGGTCGCCGGCGAGCGCGTCCAACTACACGGTCGCCAACCGCCCGACGACCCATCCGGTCGACTTCGTGATCATCCACGTGACGCAGGCGACCTACACGAACACTCTGGCCATCTTCCAGAACCCGAAGAAGAAGGTGTCCGCGCACTACGTCGTCCGGTCGTCCGACGGTCACGTCGCACAGATGGTGCGCGAGCGCGACGTCGCCTGGCACGCGGGCAACTGGGACTACAACACCCGCAGCATCGGCATCGAGCACGAGGGCTGGGTGGACAAGCCCGCGTACTTCACCAACGCGATGTACGAGGAGTCGGCGAAACTCACGGCGGCGATCTGCACCAAGTACCGGATCCCCAAGGACCGTTCGCACATTCTCGCGCACTACGAGGTGCCCGGCAGCGATCACACCGATCCCGGCCCGCACTGGGACTGGACGCGCTACATGAGACTGGTCAACTTCGCCTGA
- the exaC gene encoding acetaldehyde dehydrogenase ExaC has translation MTRYAAPGTEGAIVSYQARYDHFIGGEYVPPARGQYFENPSPVNGQPFTEIARGTAEDVDRALDAAHAAAPAWGRMSVTARADILLKVADRMEANLEKLAVAESWENGKPIRETLAADIPLAIDHFRYFAGAIRAQEGSLGEVDDDTVAYHFHEPLGVVAQIIPWNFPILMAVWKLAPALAAGNAVVIKPAEQTPASIHYWMSLVSDLLPPGVVNIVNGFGVEAGKPLASSPRVAKVAFTGETTTGRLIMQYASENIKPVTLELGGKSPNIFFDDVWARDDDFRDKALEGFTMFALNQGEVCTCPSRALIQQGHYSEFLDAAVARTELIKPGHPLDTETMIGAQASNDQLEKILSYLDIGQQEGAKVLTGGHRIDYDGELAGGYYVQPTIFQGDNRMRIFQEEIFGPVVSVTSFADFDDAIKIANDTLYGLGAGVWTRDINTAYRAGRSIQAGRVWTNCYHAYPAHAAFGGYKQSGIGRENHKMMLEHYQQTKNLLVSYSAKKLGFF, from the coding sequence ATGACCCGTTACGCGGCGCCCGGCACCGAGGGCGCGATCGTCTCCTACCAGGCGCGGTACGACCACTTCATCGGCGGCGAGTACGTGCCGCCGGCCCGCGGGCAGTACTTCGAGAACCCGAGTCCGGTGAACGGGCAGCCGTTCACGGAGATCGCGCGGGGCACGGCGGAGGACGTGGACCGTGCGCTCGACGCGGCGCACGCGGCCGCTCCCGCCTGGGGCCGGATGTCGGTGACCGCACGTGCCGACATCCTCCTCAAGGTCGCCGACCGGATGGAGGCGAACCTGGAGAAGCTCGCGGTCGCGGAGAGCTGGGAGAACGGCAAGCCGATCCGCGAGACCCTGGCCGCCGACATACCCCTCGCCATCGACCACTTCCGGTACTTCGCGGGGGCGATCCGCGCGCAGGAGGGTTCGCTCGGCGAGGTCGACGACGACACCGTGGCGTACCACTTCCACGAGCCGCTGGGCGTCGTGGCGCAGATCATCCCGTGGAACTTCCCGATCCTGATGGCGGTGTGGAAGCTGGCCCCGGCGCTCGCCGCCGGCAACGCGGTCGTCATCAAGCCCGCCGAGCAGACCCCGGCATCGATCCACTACTGGATGAGCCTGGTCTCGGATCTGCTGCCGCCGGGCGTGGTGAACATCGTCAACGGCTTCGGGGTCGAGGCGGGCAAGCCCCTCGCGTCCAGCCCGCGCGTGGCGAAGGTCGCCTTCACCGGCGAGACCACGACGGGGCGGCTGATCATGCAGTACGCCTCCGAGAACATCAAGCCGGTCACTCTCGAACTCGGCGGCAAGTCGCCGAACATCTTCTTCGACGACGTGTGGGCGCGGGACGACGACTTCCGGGACAAGGCCCTCGAAGGCTTCACGATGTTCGCGCTGAACCAGGGCGAAGTGTGCACCTGCCCGTCCCGGGCGCTCATCCAGCAGGGCCACTACAGCGAGTTCCTCGACGCGGCGGTCGCCCGTACCGAGCTGATCAAGCCCGGCCATCCGCTCGACACCGAGACGATGATCGGCGCCCAGGCCTCCAACGACCAGCTGGAGAAGATCCTTTCCTATCTGGACATCGGCCAGCAGGAAGGTGCCAAGGTTCTGACGGGCGGTCACCGTATCGACTACGACGGGGAGTTGGCGGGCGGCTACTACGTCCAGCCGACGATCTTCCAGGGCGACAACCGGATGCGGATCTTCCAGGAGGAGATCTTCGGCCCGGTCGTGTCGGTCACGTCGTTCGCGGACTTCGACGACGCCATCAAGATCGCCAACGACACGCTGTACGGGCTCGGGGCCGGTGTGTGGACACGGGACATCAACACGGCGTACCGCGCGGGCCGTTCGATCCAGGCGGGCCGGGTGTGGACCAACTGCTACCACGCGTATCCGGCGCACGCGGCGTTCGGCGGCTACAAGCAGTCCGGTATCGGCCGTGAGAACCACAAGATGATGCTGGAGCACTACCAGCAGACGAAGAACCTCCTCGTGTCGTACTCGGCGAAGAAGCTGGGCTTCTTCTAG
- a CDS encoding acetamidase/formamidase family protein, with translation MSDPRILTVRPEPGEYAWTFGGAPPVARIAPGTVLDLYTEDCFAGRVRSEKDLVSEVCEFPFLNPQTGPFHVEGAEPGDTVAVHFVSIEPARDWAASTTVPLFGALTSTHTTATLQPPLPETVWIWQLDRARRTALFSARDSDIRIELPMDPMHGTVGVAPANLEVRSALVPDAHGGNMDTPEMRAGVTCYLGVNVEGALLSLGDGHARQGEGETCGVAVECAMNTVVIVELLKGVATPWPRIESDTHIISTGSARPLEDAFRISQLDLVQWLVRDYGFSELDAYQFATQTVESPLANVCDTNYTCVAKLRKEWLPERETHRGLHARLREAAVALAR, from the coding sequence ATGAGCGACCCGCGGATCCTGACCGTGCGTCCCGAACCCGGCGAGTACGCCTGGACGTTCGGCGGTGCGCCGCCCGTGGCGCGTATCGCGCCGGGCACCGTCCTCGACCTCTATACGGAGGACTGCTTCGCCGGTCGGGTTCGGTCGGAGAAGGATCTGGTGTCCGAGGTGTGCGAATTCCCGTTCCTCAATCCGCAGACGGGTCCGTTCCATGTGGAGGGCGCGGAGCCGGGCGACACGGTCGCCGTGCACTTCGTGTCGATCGAGCCGGCGCGGGACTGGGCCGCCTCGACGACGGTCCCGCTGTTCGGGGCGCTCACGTCCACGCACACCACGGCGACTCTGCAGCCGCCCCTGCCCGAGACCGTGTGGATCTGGCAGCTCGACCGGGCGCGCCGCACCGCACTGTTCAGCGCCCGCGACAGCGACATCCGGATCGAGCTGCCCATGGACCCGATGCACGGCACCGTCGGTGTGGCGCCCGCCAACCTTGAGGTGCGCTCCGCCTTGGTTCCGGACGCGCACGGCGGAAACATGGACACACCCGAAATGCGGGCCGGTGTCACCTGCTATCTCGGAGTGAACGTCGAAGGGGCGCTGCTCAGCCTCGGTGACGGGCATGCGCGGCAGGGTGAGGGCGAGACCTGTGGGGTGGCCGTCGAGTGCGCGATGAACACCGTGGTGATCGTCGAGTTGCTCAAGGGGGTCGCCACCCCGTGGCCCCGCATCGAGTCGGACACCCACATCATCTCGACCGGTTCGGCACGCCCCTTGGAGGACGCGTTCCGCATATCGCAGCTCGACCTGGTGCAGTGGCTGGTGCGGGACTACGGCTTCAGCGAGCTGGACGCCTACCAGTTCGCGACCCAGACCGTCGAGTCGCCGCTGGCCAATGTCTGCGACACCAACTACACATGCGTCGCCAAGCTCCGCAAGGAATGGCTGCCCGAGCGGGAGACCCACCGGGGCCTGCACGCCCGGCTGCGCGAAGCTGCCGTCGCGCTGGCACGTTGA
- a CDS encoding TetR/AcrR family transcriptional regulator produces the protein MGHREQLLAGAKRCLYERGYARTTARDIVAASGTNLASIGYHFGSKEALLNAAVMEAFEEWGEELERAMPGQGGSGESGEEQLVAMWTRVTKSFQLHRPLLVASIEAFAQAEHAPELRKQLADDYERARGAMAEFIAPGDAREDNRVARAVGSLHLAMLAGLSLQWLLDSERAPTGQDMVDALRAVSQGLGDFTPDVTGVTVAGDDDPGSGDPVVNEA, from the coding sequence ATGGGACACCGCGAGCAGTTGTTGGCAGGCGCCAAGCGCTGCCTCTATGAGCGCGGTTATGCGCGCACCACGGCCCGCGACATCGTCGCCGCGTCGGGAACGAACCTTGCCTCGATCGGCTATCACTTCGGGTCGAAGGAGGCGCTGCTGAATGCTGCAGTGATGGAGGCGTTCGAGGAGTGGGGCGAGGAACTTGAACGGGCGATGCCCGGGCAGGGTGGCTCCGGTGAGAGTGGTGAGGAGCAACTCGTGGCCATGTGGACACGGGTGACGAAATCTTTCCAGTTGCACCGCCCGTTGCTCGTCGCCAGTATCGAGGCATTTGCCCAGGCCGAGCATGCTCCGGAATTGCGGAAGCAGCTGGCTGACGACTACGAGCGCGCCCGTGGTGCGATGGCCGAGTTCATCGCGCCTGGCGACGCCCGTGAGGACAATCGTGTCGCCCGTGCCGTCGGCTCCTTGCATCTCGCGATGCTCGCGGGGCTGAGTCTTCAGTGGCTTCTCGATAGTGAACGCGCCCCGACGGGCCAGGACATGGTGGACGCCCTGCGTGCCGTATCGCAGGGGCTGGGTGATTTCACCCCCGACGTTACGGGTGTGACGGTTGCAGGAGACGACGATCCGGGGTCGGGCGATCCGGTTGTGAACGAGGCCTAG